GTGGCCGGAGCTAGCGATCTCAAGTTTGGTGTCGAAGATGAGGTTCAGATGACAGAGGAGATGAGAGCGAGGACTGCCATAGCGGAGGGGGCTACGGCAGAGGTAGAGGGGGCTATGGCAATGATGGGATTAGAGGGGATAAAGGAGGCTATGACGGAGGTGGAGGGGGTTACAGGAAGGCAGTGCAGATGAGGGCAGGGACCACTGTGGTGAGCTTTTGAAAGTCAAGATTGGCAACGATTAATTGCACCAAGGAGGGTCGCCTAGTGCGGTTCTTGAGGCGGCGGACAATCGGATTCGATGGAGGTGATGGAAGGAGAAAGTGGTTGGAGCTTTTATCCAtaccattaatttttttaaatatttaaatttaattcaacaaAGTACTCCGTATAAGTATCGGATTTTGTCAGATCAGACTTCTGGTGAGAAAAAATAGTCGGAATTATATCTTAGGAcaatattaaaaagatttaaataatttgagaattaaaatttaaaattttatattttaaaaattatttaaaaaaaattaatttagtttAGAGATTGTGAATATAATTTActtaaaaataatagaaaaaaaatgtcATCATAATTATCTGCTGTCCAAAGCCCATCACAGGATCACTCTCGTCTCCAGTGTCACCAGGTTGATAGCCGACAAGACGTCACCTGGTCACCACGCAGGCCCTTCTTCCTTGGCCGCTTCCTCCTAGACGCTGCCACGTACGCCTTTCATCAAATAGTACGCGGCAGCACGGCTCAAGAAACACTCCTCCAGCTGTCGTCCGACGCCACCGAGCCCATCGCGTGCCTCCAAACCAGATCTGCTTTATGGGCCCATAAATCCCGACCCCCGCCCCCTCCGTCCTCGTCACCCAAGCAATCGACGTACACCAGCCATAGCCACATAGTCCGTCTACTCATGGCGATCTCCACTGCCTCCCTACATTTTTCTTTCCTCTGTCTCCTACTTCCCTTTCGCAACGCGAGTGCCGGTTGGATCGTCTTAACGCACTCCAGCCCACACGCCGTGTGGAATCCGAAGCTGGCGTGACGGAATACTTCGACGAGAAAGATGATCAGCTCCAGTGTGCCGGCGTGTCTGTACGCCGCCGGACGATCGAGCCCAACGGCTTGCTTCTTCCCTCCTACTCCAGTTCTCCTCGCCTCGTCTATATCCTGCAAGGCTCGTCGATTCCCTACCTTAATTTTCCTtttctatttaataatatatatagatCTGCTGCAAAGACTGATGCTGAGGTGATTTAATTTGCATGGTGACGTACCGCATGTGTAGGACGAGGCATCGGTGCATCAATAATGCCTGGCTGCCCCACCACATTCCAATCCGTCCGTCGATCGCAGCAGGAGGGGGAGGAAGGCTCGCAACGCCAGAGGTTTAGAGACGACCACCAGAAGGTCCACCGCTTCCGGGCCGGCGATGTCCTTGCAATTCCTGCTGGAATTGCTAACTGGTGTTACAACGACGGTGACACACCAGTCGTTACGCTGACCGTTTTCGACACCAGAAGCAACGCTAACCAACTCGATCAGAACCAGAGGGTGAAAGCAACCCAGTCCTTTCATCTAACTTCCTACTTAACTTTTAATCTGATGAGAATTTTCGTCTTATACTCGTTTCGATCAATATGTTAGGAATTCCAACTAGCTGGCAGTCAGCGGGAAAGCCAGCAAGAGAACACAGGGAAGAACGTCCTAAGAGGGTTCAGAGCTGATTCATTAGCGGCCGCTATTGGTGTTGATAGGGAGCTGGCAAGGAAGCTCCAACTCGAGGACGACCGAAGGGGAGAGATTGTCCGCGTGGAAAGAAGCCTTCAGGTGCTGAGACCCCCAAGTGAGGAGGAGGAGCAGGAGAGGCAGGAGAGTGATCCAAATGGGCTCGAGGAGACCTACTGCTCAATGAAGATCAGAGAGAACATTGAGAGGCCATCGGCTGCCGATGTCTACACTCCACGGGGTGGAAGAATGACCACCCTGAACTGCCATAAGCTCCCCATCCTTAGATTCATCCAAATGAGTGCTACAAGGGTAGTGCTCTACCGGGTAAGAAATGATGCGTCAATAATTTCCTAcagatatattcgttaagcagcGTGTAAAACCTatcattaacctatttaattatttttctcgttataatattgtagaaaacCATTCTTGCACCCCATTGGAACATCAACGCCCACAGCGTGACGTACTGTACGGGTGGACGGGGCCGGGTTCAGGTCGTCGACGACGAGGGCAAAGCGGTCTTCGATGGTGAGCTTCGCCGTGGCCAGCTCTTGGTCATCCCGCAAAACTTTGCAGTAATAAAACAAGCGAGAGAGGAAGGTCTCGAGCTCATCTCGATCAAGACCAACAGTGCCGCCATGGTCAGCACGGTCGTCGGTAAAGCATCAGCTATCAAAGGCATGCCCGAGGACGTGCTCATGCACTCGTATAACATCTCAAGGGATGAAGCCAGGAGCGTGAAGTATAGGAGGGGGGATGAGATGGCTTTGTTTACTCCTACTTCTGAGGCTTAATGCAATTGATGAGTGCATGGTAATCCTCCAGGACGCTATAGCCGGTTTTGCGACCTAAGTTACGTGAGgttaaataactaaataaataaagCCTGGTGGACTCTTggcattaattatatatatataggcagTATTGATGCTGGATGTTTTCTTGCCTAATTTACTATCATCCATCAGTATTGATACTGGATGTTTTCTTGCCTAATTGAGTATCAACATGGATGTATGCATCATTTTCATCAATCTTCGTTATCATATTACGTACGAACGGTGTGCGTGAGACTGTGTATGCAAAGAAATTGAATAAGTTCCGCAACAATTATCATACATCATCAACCAAAAGAATCCTTCGatgtattattattaaaaaaaaaaaaaaagcttaataGAGAATGGCAAGGGGTCAGGCCATCTTACGATAGAGCACATACATGCCTTGAGTTCTGGTTATTTTTAggaaaaattatattctagactGCATGCACTGCATGCCGTACATGTTGCCAGTCACACTCATTCATTCCAGTAGGCTTCATTTATCAAGCACTAATCCTGGCCGTTACAAGAAGGAACGGCTGTGATTCATGAGGTGCATGGCCACGTGGTTTGCTGTATAGGATATAGTTTCTCTTATTAACAGCAAAGGTTGAAATGCTGACGTCTGGTATTCTCCCTTCATACAATTTCTCAATTGGGGAGTATGAATGAAATGACCTCAAAAAGTCAAGTCaagttgtcttttttttttttggtaagccaAGCCAAATTCTCCTAGTGTAAAATTATAGTCCAACTTCAGGACTGTCTGTTaggagagtttcaaatttttataaatttataatttcagAAACCCCATCGTATCATAATTTTGGTTGGATTTGGAAGATTGATGTTCATCCTAGAATTGTCTTGTCTTTGTGCAAAGTTGCCTAGAATTGGCTTCTATATTGTGGGTTTTCGCATCAGCATATGGTCTACATGTATATCTTGAATCATTGTGATATTTGCTTGAGTATAGAAGAATtgattttttattcattttaatTGTCGATTGGCTAAGTAGATTTGGATGAATGCTTCAATTACAGATGCCAATGTCATTTCATCGCTACCTATTGAGAATTTCATCCAGAATCATAAAGAAAAATCTACAATAGACAATCAAAGGTATGAAGCAGTTTTGACTTCCTATATTGCATATCAAAGTTGGTTTGCTAGAAGTGAATGGGTGTTTCAGGATGTTTATTGTAGTCCAAGATTAATTTTGATCCAAGCATCCACTTTACCTCAAGAATTTGCTGTTGTTTTGAAGATTTCTTTGGTAGTAGGAAAAAACTATGGCTTGTATCCTATAATTTTTGCATCTTCTCAAATGATTTATTTTTATAGAGAGCCACCATCCTCCTGTTTCCTCAAAGTTTATTTTGATAGTAATATTCTGAATAAAGGAGATCATGATGAAGCCAATTTTGTTATTGGAAGTAAAAGCGGTGTTCCAGTGGCAACTAGAGGAATCCATTTGTTTGGGACGATGGTGTTAGTGGCCGAGTATTATTGTACGGAAAGAATTGAAGTTTGTGCTCACTACTAGAAAAAGATAATTTATCGGGgaaaaaaatttctcacaatTCTAAtggatttttcaataaaaaatattaactaTCAAAATTTTCTAAGAAAAAATTTTCCTCAAAAAATCTCTCACAAAAATAATTTGTGAGGGATTTTTCAAGAGATTTGTCCTACGCAAATAAATTCTTaggaaaaaattttgatgaaaaatattttctcaaaaaaattcttaaaaatt
The DNA window shown above is from Elaeis guineensis isolate ETL-2024a chromosome 8, EG11, whole genome shotgun sequence and carries:
- the LOC105049984 gene encoding cocosin 1-like, encoding MVRHGDLGHLEEGPHLTHTCDATARALHGLKAKINFLLYLTPPTLPFFSSTTVADVGFSFHHHHNPGSPQLSVSPFKAGKLCILTTRDCGGDNEAVAGASDLKFGVEDEVQMTEEMRARTAIAEGATAEVEGAMAMMGLEGIKEAMTEVEGPHSPSTHGDLHCLPTFFFPLSPTSLSQRECRLDRLNALQPTRRVESEAGVTEYFDEKDDQLQCAGVSVRRRTIEPNGLLLPSYSSSPRLVYILQGRGIGASIMPGCPTTFQSVRRSQQEGEEGSQRQRFRDDHQKVHRFRAGDVLAIPAGIANWCYNDGDTPVVTLTVFDTRSNANQLDQNQREFQLAGSQRESQQENTGKNVLRGFRADSLAAAIGVDRELARKLQLEDDRRGEIVRVERSLQVLRPPSEEEEQERQESDPNGLEETYCSMKIRENIERPSAADVYTPRGGRMTTLNCHKLPILRFIQMSATRVVLYRKTILAPHWNINAHSVTYCTGGRGRVQVVDDEGKAVFDGELRRGQLLVIPQNFAVIKQAREEGLELISIKTNSAAMVSTVVGKASAIKGMPEDVLMHSYNISRDEARSVKYRRGDEMALFTPTSEA